In Salinisphaera sp. T31B1, the following are encoded in one genomic region:
- a CDS encoding DUF1223 domain-containing protein: protein MNASRGWGLILWVLGVVATPAIADTRQPVVLELFTSNSCAQCPAANDFMRELQRAPPPGIELILLSEHVDYWNPYGWIDRYARARYTERQQMYGWDNFQGKVYTPQLIIDGRRSTVGSWKDAVREEIQAMAGQADRPVSIELVANGSERLSVDVGFTHAPSDNAAEIWVALIQNDVVSVIGAGENAGRTLHEDGLVHALVRAQPGAGVDGAVPQFNASVNLPPGVARKDLAVVAFAQRTDSHAVVGAARRPLP from the coding sequence ATGAACGCGAGCCGCGGATGGGGCTTGATACTCTGGGTACTCGGCGTTGTCGCCACGCCGGCGATAGCCGATACGCGCCAGCCGGTGGTGCTCGAACTGTTCACGTCCAACAGTTGTGCGCAGTGCCCGGCGGCCAACGACTTCATGCGCGAGCTACAGCGCGCGCCGCCGCCGGGCATCGAACTGATACTGCTGTCCGAGCATGTCGACTACTGGAACCCCTACGGCTGGATCGACCGGTACGCCCGTGCCCGCTATACCGAGCGACAGCAGATGTATGGCTGGGACAATTTCCAGGGCAAGGTCTATACCCCGCAGCTGATCATCGACGGCCGGCGCTCGACCGTGGGTAGTTGGAAAGACGCCGTGCGCGAGGAGATCCAGGCTATGGCCGGCCAGGCCGACCGGCCCGTGTCGATCGAACTCGTGGCAAACGGCAGCGAGCGTCTGAGCGTCGATGTGGGCTTTACGCACGCGCCTTCCGATAACGCCGCCGAAATCTGGGTGGCGCTGATCCAGAACGACGTGGTGTCGGTCATCGGCGCGGGCGAGAACGCCGGCCGCACGCTTCATGAGGATGGACTCGTGCATGCGCTCGTGCGAGCGCAGCCCGGGGCGGGCGTCGACGGCGCTGTGCCGCAGTTCAACGCGTCCGTGAACCTGCCGCCGGGCGTGGCTCGGAAAGACCTGGCGGTGGTTGCCTTTGCCCAGCGCACGGACAGCCATGCCGTCGTCGGCGCCGCGCGGCGGCCCTTGCCCTAG
- a CDS encoding 1-acyl-sn-glycerol-3-phosphate acyltransferase, which translates to MMEPDRGECRAEPWHPNTRETADAHGHRAQAIALEQRAGADEILTACLAEAVEAFGWAGAGFGLRRRLLGVWLREPVQRVAALLQACDRLAALDGLRRAGAYAVGELAAQVQVSGRHRLPVNGPLLLVSNHPGLADAVALFAQLPRNDLKVIAAPRPLLTALPGLARHLLLLHDRPAARTAVVRQAVRHLRGGGSLLCYPGGCIEPDPACGSQADAALSHWSASIDTFARRVPGLTIVPVAVSGVVSPSARAHPLTRLRRRPAGRAWLAATLQMLRRQPADVRVQVAFGRPIHRAAWPAGHSARADVLEEMQRLFTRQRRPAAARP; encoded by the coding sequence ATGATGGAGCCAGACCGTGGCGAGTGCCGTGCCGAGCCGTGGCACCCGAACACCCGAGAAACAGCCGACGCACACGGGCACCGGGCGCAGGCGATTGCACTCGAACAGCGCGCGGGTGCCGATGAGATCCTCACTGCCTGTCTGGCCGAGGCGGTCGAAGCCTTCGGCTGGGCCGGGGCCGGGTTTGGCCTTCGCCGGCGTCTGCTTGGCGTATGGCTGCGCGAGCCCGTCCAGCGCGTGGCTGCGCTGCTCCAAGCCTGTGATCGGCTGGCCGCGCTGGACGGTCTGAGGCGTGCCGGCGCATACGCGGTCGGCGAGCTGGCCGCCCAGGTGCAGGTGAGCGGCCGCCATCGGTTGCCGGTCAACGGCCCGTTGCTGCTGGTGTCCAATCACCCCGGGCTGGCCGATGCCGTCGCACTGTTCGCGCAACTGCCGCGCAATGATCTGAAGGTCATCGCGGCGCCACGGCCGCTATTGACCGCGCTGCCGGGGCTGGCGCGGCATCTGCTGCTGCTCCACGATCGGCCGGCCGCGCGTACGGCCGTGGTGCGACAGGCAGTCCGCCATCTGCGCGGCGGCGGGTCGTTGTTGTGCTACCCCGGTGGCTGTATCGAACCCGATCCGGCCTGCGGAAGCCAGGCAGACGCGGCCTTGTCGCATTGGTCGGCGAGTATCGACACCTTCGCCCGCCGGGTGCCGGGGTTGACGATCGTCCCGGTCGCGGTCAGCGGGGTGGTGTCGCCGTCCGCACGGGCCCATCCGCTGACCCGTCTGCGGCGGCGCCCGGCCGGGCGCGCCTGGCTGGCCGCCACGCTGCAGATGCTACGGCGACAGCCGGCCGACGTACGTGTACAGGTCGCGTTCGGCCGGCCGATTCATCGTGCCGCATGGCCGGCCGGCCACTCTGCACGCGCGGACGTGCTGGAAGAGATGCAGAGGCTGTTCACGCGCCAGAGACGCCCCGCGGCTGCGCGACCCTGA
- a CDS encoding NAD(P)-binding domain-containing protein: protein MRDLKCPGRSFVHRGVIAQVFAALLVLAVGSASAVEPTAATDKPTIAIVGAGSMGQALGRLWAADGYPVIYATRHPDELDAVLERTGHGAKAASVAEAVEQAGVITLAVPYAAEPGLARAHGRAMRGKVLIDVDNAFVHRDGEVAEKAEAMGEALYSAGLFEGTRFVRAFNLVSASRFPAPDGTGHQVFDVPYTTNDDSTRPLAEALIEAAGGRAVYEGGLDNAREY, encoded by the coding sequence ATGCGCGATCTCAAATGTCCTGGGCGATCATTCGTTCACCGGGGGGTGATCGCCCAGGTGTTTGCCGCTTTGCTCGTGCTGGCCGTCGGCTCGGCGAGCGCGGTCGAGCCGACGGCGGCCACGGACAAGCCGACGATCGCGATCGTCGGTGCCGGCAGTATGGGCCAGGCGCTCGGCCGGCTCTGGGCGGCCGACGGTTACCCGGTGATCTATGCGACACGTCATCCGGACGAACTCGACGCCGTGCTCGAGCGTACCGGGCACGGCGCGAAGGCAGCCAGCGTGGCCGAAGCCGTCGAACAGGCAGGCGTGATCACCCTGGCAGTGCCCTATGCCGCCGAGCCGGGCCTGGCCCGGGCGCACGGTCGGGCCATGCGCGGCAAAGTGCTCATCGATGTCGACAACGCGTTCGTCCATCGCGACGGCGAGGTGGCCGAAAAAGCCGAGGCGATGGGCGAAGCGCTTTACTCGGCCGGCCTGTTCGAAGGTACGCGGTTCGTTCGTGCCTTCAATCTGGTCAGCGCGTCCCGGTTCCCCGCGCCCGACGGAACCGGCCATCAGGTCTTCGACGTGCCGTATACCACCAACGACGACAGCACACGGCCCTTGGCCGAGGCGCTGATCGAGGCGGCCGGCGGCCGGGCGGTGTATGAAGGCGGGCTGGACAACGCACGCGAATACTGA
- a CDS encoding MFS transporter: protein MPIDAPRPSPRDVWAAVASSVISSLAVFLVAALALQMGDTLGFGAAGLGFVVSLYYLAALASIPLSRLVEAIGSLRAMRWGCALMGVLLLLAGATPTFSGLVIVIALAGAVSAGLQPATNLFIVRRIPPAGQGFAFGIKQAAVPIAVLVAGLSVPAIALTIGWRWNFVLAAAIACTISAALPASRTSLAEYRAAPPRVERLGRSGVRILIWLAVGFGFGVAAASALSAFAVTAVVAADLDNGLAGLIAGLGGCAAAVVRVAIGVHADRGRSSYLAVVAALLGIGSLAYLMLAASTLTLPMLLIPGILVAFGAGWGWNGLFNLAIVRRYPTQAARATGITSVGARTGGVVGPAVFGIVVTHGSYTLAWLIAAASATAGASIILVGRRWLDTSAQPA from the coding sequence GTGCCGATCGATGCCCCGCGGCCGTCGCCCCGCGACGTCTGGGCGGCGGTGGCGAGCTCGGTGATCTCGTCGTTGGCGGTGTTCCTGGTCGCCGCCCTGGCGCTGCAGATGGGCGACACACTCGGGTTCGGAGCGGCCGGGCTGGGTTTCGTGGTATCGCTCTACTACCTTGCGGCACTGGCCTCGATTCCGCTGAGCCGGCTGGTCGAGGCCATTGGCTCGCTCCGCGCCATGCGCTGGGGCTGTGCGCTGATGGGTGTTCTGCTGTTATTGGCCGGGGCGACGCCGACGTTTTCCGGCCTGGTCATCGTCATCGCCCTGGCCGGCGCGGTGAGCGCCGGTCTGCAGCCGGCAACCAATCTGTTCATCGTCCGGCGTATTCCGCCGGCCGGCCAGGGCTTTGCCTTCGGCATCAAGCAAGCCGCGGTGCCGATCGCCGTGCTGGTCGCGGGACTGTCGGTGCCGGCCATCGCCTTGACCATCGGCTGGCGCTGGAATTTCGTTCTGGCAGCCGCAATCGCCTGCACGATCAGTGCCGCACTGCCCGCCTCCAGAACATCGCTGGCCGAATATCGCGCCGCCCCGCCCCGGGTGGAGCGCCTCGGCCGTTCCGGCGTCCGGATTCTGATCTGGCTGGCCGTGGGCTTCGGCTTCGGCGTAGCCGCAGCCAGCGCGCTGTCGGCGTTTGCCGTCACGGCCGTGGTGGCCGCGGATCTCGACAACGGGCTGGCGGGCCTGATCGCCGGCCTGGGCGGCTGTGCCGCGGCCGTGGTGCGCGTGGCGATCGGCGTTCATGCCGACCGCGGCCGCTCCTCGTACCTGGCGGTTGTCGCCGCCCTGCTCGGCATCGGCTCGTTGGCCTATCTGATGCTCGCGGCCTCCACACTCACCCTGCCGATGCTGCTGATACCCGGGATCCTCGTCGCATTCGGCGCCGGCTGGGGCTGGAACGGGCTGTTCAATCTGGCGATCGTGCGGCGTTACCCCACACAGGCAGCGCGCGCCACCGGCATCACATCGGTGGGGGCGCGCACCGGCGGCGTGGTCGGGCCGGCCGTGTTCGGCATCGTGGTCACTCACGGCTCGTACACGCTGGCCTGGCTGATCGCAGCCGCCTCCGCAACGGCGGGCGCATCGATCATCCTGGTCGGCCGTCGCTGGCTGGACACCTCGGCGCAGCCGGCATGA
- a CDS encoding carboxymuconolactone decarboxylase family protein: MARLPYADPAAVADQSLVGAISAQRGEILHLYQMLLHSPPLTAGWLGYLTAIRQQCQLPGAIRELVIMRVAVLNRAAYEAEQHAPIALAEGLAQAQLDALDNWHSSPLFDDTQQAVLALTDAMTRTVQVPEAVFADARNHFDDATMVELVGVIAAYNMVSRFLEALAIDSRDPR, from the coding sequence ATGGCCCGTCTTCCTTATGCTGACCCCGCCGCGGTGGCAGACCAGTCCCTGGTCGGCGCCATTTCCGCGCAGCGCGGCGAGATACTGCATCTCTACCAGATGCTGTTGCACAGTCCGCCACTGACGGCGGGCTGGCTTGGGTATCTCACGGCCATACGCCAGCAATGCCAGTTGCCCGGCGCGATCCGGGAGCTGGTCATCATGCGTGTGGCGGTGCTCAATCGGGCCGCCTACGAAGCCGAGCAGCACGCGCCGATCGCCCTGGCCGAGGGCCTCGCTCAGGCCCAGCTCGACGCCCTCGACAACTGGCATAGCAGCCCCCTGTTCGACGACACGCAGCAAGCCGTGCTCGCGCTCACCGATGCCATGACCCGGACAGTCCAGGTGCCCGAGGCGGTGTTTGCCGATGCGCGCAATCATTTCGACGATGCGACCATGGTGGAGCTGGTCGGCGTGATCGCCGCCTACAACATGGTGTCGCGGTTTCTGGAGGCGCTGGCGATCGACTCACGTGATCCTCGCTGA
- a CDS encoding PEP-CTERM sorting domain-containing protein (PEP-CTERM proteins occur, often in large numbers, in the proteomes of bacteria that also encode an exosortase, a predicted intramembrane cysteine proteinase. The presence of a PEP-CTERM domain at a protein's C-terminus predicts cleavage within the sorting domain, followed by covalent anchoring to some some component of the (usually Gram-negative) cell surface. Many PEP-CTERM proteins exhibit an unusual sequence composition that includes large numbers of potential glycosylation sites. Expression of one such protein has been shown restore the ability of a bacterium to form floc, a type of biofilm.): MKLKQALLGGAVLALSGLTSTAFAAVTLTFDDTGPRTGGTVSYDGAGGALIGTNVGFSSIQFDGGTAPNESSLVCSSCLLNFTTGSNLSEPAGSNMSYTFGDGGSFTLSGQAVDSMGTVIVDGVLLSGTFSGQPTATKQNIVNPNTPPATININGFGTDTKNPDLLAYFGIDPATSFIFASTQIALGTTTFDTATGAFSGTVNQADLINSGSLTAVPEPSELAMMGFGVALLLAGIGIRRRQSSL; encoded by the coding sequence ATGAAACTCAAACAGGCATTATTGGGCGGTGCCGTTCTGGCGCTTTCCGGGCTGACCAGTACCGCATTCGCCGCGGTGACACTGACCTTCGACGATACCGGCCCCCGCACGGGCGGCACGGTGAGCTACGACGGTGCCGGCGGTGCGCTGATCGGCACCAACGTCGGCTTCAGCAGCATCCAGTTCGACGGGGGCACGGCGCCTAACGAGAGCTCGCTGGTCTGCAGTAGCTGTCTTTTGAACTTCACGACCGGCAGCAACCTCTCCGAGCCTGCGGGTAGCAACATGAGCTACACGTTCGGCGACGGTGGTTCGTTTACGCTGAGCGGCCAGGCCGTGGATTCGATGGGCACGGTGATCGTCGACGGCGTGCTGTTGAGCGGCACGTTCAGTGGTCAGCCGACGGCGACCAAGCAGAACATCGTCAATCCGAACACGCCGCCGGCGACGATCAACATCAACGGCTTCGGCACGGATACGAAGAACCCCGATCTGCTGGCCTACTTCGGTATCGATCCGGCCACGTCGTTCATCTTCGCCAGCACCCAGATCGCACTGGGCACGACCACGTTCGACACGGCGACCGGCGCTTTCAGCGGTACGGTCAATCAGGCAGACCTGATCAACAGCGGTTCGTTGACCGCGGTACCCGAGCCGAGCGAACTGGCCATGATGGGCTTCGGCGTGGCGCTGCTGCTCGCAGGCATCGGCATTCGCCGCAGACAGTCCTCGCTGTAA
- a CDS encoding glutathione S-transferase family protein gives MAELTFYTNPMSRGRIVRWMLEETGVEYATEPLDYAGSMKAAPYRAINPMGKVPAIRHGQRVVTESAAICAYLADVFPQAELAPSAGERAAYYRWLFFAAGPLEQAMTHHALGFTPSEEQSRMLGYGTHELTTEVLADALNGQSYLAGDRFTAVDVYAGSQVIWGLRTGTLVDQPAFTAYADRLSARDAFQRASRIDDALLDRAEPPPT, from the coding sequence ATGGCCGAACTGACGTTCTATACCAATCCCATGTCGCGCGGGCGGATCGTGCGCTGGATGCTCGAGGAGACCGGCGTCGAATACGCTACCGAACCGCTCGACTATGCGGGTTCGATGAAAGCCGCGCCCTACCGGGCGATCAACCCGATGGGCAAGGTGCCAGCCATCCGTCACGGTCAGCGGGTGGTGACCGAAAGTGCGGCGATCTGCGCGTATCTGGCCGATGTCTTTCCGCAGGCAGAGCTCGCGCCCTCCGCCGGCGAACGCGCGGCCTACTATCGCTGGCTCTTCTTTGCCGCCGGGCCGCTGGAACAGGCCATGACCCATCACGCATTAGGCTTTACGCCCTCGGAGGAGCAATCGCGCATGCTCGGCTACGGCACCCACGAACTGACGACGGAGGTGCTCGCCGATGCGCTGAACGGCCAGTCGTATCTCGCAGGCGACCGGTTCACGGCTGTCGACGTCTATGCGGGCTCGCAGGTGATATGGGGGCTTCGAACCGGCACCCTCGTCGATCAGCCGGCCTTCACCGCCTATGCGGACCGGCTCTCTGCTCGTGACGCCTTTCAGCGCGCCAGCCGTATCGACGATGCCCTGCTCGACCGTGCCGAACCGCCACCGACGTGA
- a CDS encoding Na+/H+ antiporter NhaC family protein, which yields MDLIISLTPPLAAVVLALATRRVNLSLFASIWIGAWFVAGDPISAVGQTFDWFADVMTDEWNARFLVLVSLLGAGAAFMYRTGGSHAVSRWLAARVASGRSSQLLTWLLGLIIFFNDYVNSVIVGNATRDLTARHRVSREKLAYLLDSTSAPMATLGPVSDWIGYQVSLIAAAFTTLSLTTEKPYLAFLQSIPWNFYALLCLLAVPTIIMCGDFGPMRTAEKRARQTGDLVAPGDTPLSSVEDDLGEPDTERGRLWHFILPLIVLLGVACWALWYTGGGAEGKPLMDALADTDVSVALSWAAFAMVVTAMGLSLAQRHTLEDCEQTLLAGFRTMLPALVIMVLAWTIGTVTGALDTGDHVIAATRDWLSPGLLPMLIFAIGMVISFATGSSWGAMAILTPVAVPLAYNVGDLGLVHMAIGAIFSGSIFGDHCSPISDTTVMSSIFAGSDHIAHVRTQIPYAMVPAAVSALLYLASMGVDSPWLLLAAGALLQTGVIWTLGRMGARD from the coding sequence ATGGATCTGATCATTTCCCTGACGCCGCCGCTGGCGGCCGTGGTACTGGCCCTGGCGACACGCCGGGTGAACCTGTCGTTGTTCGCCAGCATCTGGATCGGTGCCTGGTTCGTCGCCGGCGACCCGATCTCCGCGGTCGGTCAGACCTTCGACTGGTTCGCCGACGTAATGACCGACGAGTGGAACGCTCGATTTCTGGTGCTGGTATCGCTGCTGGGTGCCGGGGCTGCGTTCATGTATCGCACTGGCGGCTCGCATGCGGTTTCGCGCTGGCTGGCCGCGCGCGTGGCCAGCGGACGCAGCTCGCAGCTGCTGACCTGGCTGCTGGGGTTGATCATCTTCTTCAACGATTACGTCAATTCGGTGATCGTGGGCAACGCCACGCGCGATCTGACCGCGCGCCATCGCGTATCGCGAGAGAAACTCGCCTATCTGCTGGATTCGACGTCCGCCCCCATGGCCACGCTCGGCCCGGTCTCGGACTGGATCGGTTACCAGGTGTCGCTGATCGCGGCCGCCTTCACGACCCTGAGTCTGACCACGGAAAAGCCGTATCTGGCGTTTCTGCAGTCGATTCCTTGGAATTTCTATGCCCTGCTGTGTCTGCTTGCGGTGCCGACGATCATCATGTGCGGCGACTTCGGGCCCATGCGCACGGCCGAGAAACGTGCGCGACAGACCGGCGACCTGGTTGCGCCCGGCGATACGCCGTTATCCAGCGTCGAGGACGATCTCGGCGAACCCGATACCGAGCGCGGCCGGTTGTGGCATTTCATCCTGCCGCTGATCGTACTGCTCGGCGTGGCCTGCTGGGCGCTCTGGTATACCGGCGGCGGCGCCGAGGGTAAACCGTTGATGGACGCGCTCGCCGATACCGATGTCAGCGTGGCCCTGAGCTGGGCGGCGTTTGCCATGGTGGTGACCGCCATGGGCCTGTCGCTGGCCCAGCGCCATACCCTGGAAGATTGCGAACAGACCCTGCTGGCCGGTTTTCGCACCATGCTGCCCGCACTCGTGATCATGGTACTGGCGTGGACCATCGGTACGGTCACCGGCGCGCTGGACACGGGCGATCACGTCATCGCCGCGACCCGAGACTGGCTTTCGCCCGGCCTGTTGCCGATGCTGATCTTCGCGATCGGCATGGTGATCTCGTTTGCCACGGGCAGCTCCTGGGGCGCCATGGCCATTCTCACCCCGGTGGCTGTGCCGCTGGCCTACAACGTGGGCGATCTGGGCCTGGTGCACATGGCTATTGGTGCCATCTTTTCGGGCTCGATCTTCGGCGATCACTGCTCGCCGATCTCGGACACCACGGTGATGTCGTCGATCTTCGCCGGCTCGGACCATATCGCCCACGTCCGTACGCAAATTCCCTATGCCATGGTGCCCGCGGCGGTCAGTGCACTGCTTTATCTCGCCTCGATGGGCGTGGATTCGCCATGGCTTCTGCTTGCCGCCGGCGCACTGTTGCAGACTGGGGTGATCTGGACGCTCGGCCGCATGGGCGCCCGGGACTGA
- a CDS encoding DMT family transporter has translation MAVMIATRRPLLGGVGYIVLAAFALALGDGLIKIVGAHLSVWQLVFLRSLIALPVLVLLIAPKRAVDILPKRWSWVALRSLLLMAMWLAVYIALTGLPMPTVSAALYTAPLWIVLASALVPGRRLARAQIGAVGLGFVGTLLLLGPGMSGTWQLLALPLAGALCYALAAWITATRCEAESPLVLSLGLNTAFLLAGIAGLTVFSLWPAHAAGASAEFVLAAWRPVAAADWPRMGSIVAGLAALMIVANTAMARAYQIGPAPVVAAGDYSYLAFSGLWSLLLFGTPPSFTGVLGIALIVAGGLWAARSPVHG, from the coding sequence ATGGCGGTCATGATCGCAACACGCCGACCATTGCTCGGTGGCGTCGGTTATATCGTGCTGGCGGCGTTTGCGCTGGCCCTGGGCGACGGCCTGATCAAGATCGTGGGCGCGCATCTCAGCGTATGGCAACTGGTGTTCCTGCGCTCGCTGATCGCCCTGCCCGTACTCGTACTGCTGATCGCGCCGAAGCGGGCCGTCGATATCCTGCCCAAGCGCTGGTCATGGGTTGCGCTCCGCAGTCTGTTGCTGATGGCAATGTGGCTGGCGGTCTATATTGCGCTGACCGGTCTGCCCATGCCGACGGTATCGGCAGCCCTGTATACCGCGCCGCTATGGATCGTGCTGGCCTCGGCACTGGTGCCGGGCAGACGCCTGGCACGCGCCCAGATCGGCGCGGTGGGTCTGGGTTTCGTCGGCACGCTCCTGCTACTCGGCCCGGGCATGTCCGGGACCTGGCAACTGCTGGCTCTGCCTCTGGCTGGGGCGCTCTGTTACGCCCTGGCGGCATGGATCACGGCAACGCGCTGCGAGGCCGAATCACCGCTGGTACTGTCGCTTGGGCTGAATACGGCGTTCCTGCTCGCCGGGATAGCCGGCCTGACCGTGTTCTCGCTCTGGCCTGCCCACGCCGCCGGCGCCAGTGCGGAATTCGTACTGGCGGCCTGGCGACCCGTGGCTGCGGCCGACTGGCCCCGGATGGGGTCGATCGTCGCCGGACTGGCCGCGCTCATGATCGTGGCCAATACGGCCATGGCACGCGCCTATCAGATCGGCCCGGCCCCGGTCGTCGCCGCGGGAGACTACAGTTATCTGGCTTTTTCCGGGCTCTGGAGCCTGCTGCTGTTCGGCACGCCGCCGTCATTCACCGGCGTGCTGGGCATCGCCCTGATCGTAGCCGGCGGGCTGTGGGCCGCGCGATCACCGGTACACGGCTGA
- a CDS encoding VTT domain-containing protein, with translation MHRVNEWTRRLNDSRHGLWLIGVASFAETLIVPIPIELVLVPYMLANRRRVWLIAASTTAGCLLGALVGYGFGALLFNSLGQWLIEAFNWQAPYQHFSAQFDAHGFWAIVSIGVTPVPFQIAMLVAGVAGYPLVLFVLASGIARGVRYFGLALLVVLFGQRALDLWQNHSKRVGVGLLVAIVLVYVALQYAPGSA, from the coding sequence ATGCATCGCGTCAATGAGTGGACCCGCCGTCTCAACGACTCTCGCCACGGTCTCTGGCTGATCGGTGTGGCGTCGTTCGCCGAGACATTGATCGTGCCGATTCCAATCGAGTTGGTGCTGGTGCCCTATATGCTCGCCAATCGTCGCCGGGTGTGGCTGATTGCCGCCAGCACCACCGCAGGCTGTCTGCTGGGCGCGCTGGTCGGCTACGGATTCGGAGCGCTCTTGTTCAATTCGCTCGGCCAGTGGCTGATCGAGGCCTTCAACTGGCAGGCGCCGTATCAACATTTCTCTGCTCAGTTCGACGCGCATGGCTTCTGGGCGATCGTGTCGATCGGCGTGACGCCGGTGCCGTTCCAGATCGCAATGCTCGTGGCCGGCGTCGCCGGTTATCCGCTCGTGTTGTTCGTGCTGGCCTCCGGCATTGCCCGTGGCGTGCGCTATTTCGGCCTGGCGCTGCTTGTGGTGCTGTTCGGTCAACGTGCGCTCGACCTGTGGCAGAACCACTCCAAACGCGTAGGCGTCGGGCTGCTGGTGGCGATCGTTCTCGTATATGTTGCGCTGCAGTACGCGCCCGGCAGCGCCTGA
- a CDS encoding YkgJ family cysteine cluster protein, with translation MHPCLSCGACCSAYRVAFHWLESADCDNGVPVHLTEPLDRHRLVMRGTRSMPGRCTALDANIGRRARCTIYERRPSVCRDVSAAWENGRPSPQCERARIAHGLVPLTPNDWPWPRRAVSDAQLLDALEPPPGGRSWPPEHGAMGTDCVR, from the coding sequence ATGCATCCTTGTCTGAGCTGTGGCGCTTGTTGTTCGGCCTATCGCGTGGCATTTCACTGGCTGGAGAGCGCGGATTGCGACAACGGCGTGCCGGTGCACCTGACCGAGCCGCTGGATCGACACCGACTGGTGATGCGCGGCACCCGGTCGATGCCCGGTCGCTGCACGGCGCTGGATGCGAACATCGGCCGACGAGCACGCTGCACGATCTATGAACGCCGGCCCAGCGTCTGTCGCGACGTCTCCGCCGCCTGGGAGAACGGGCGACCGAGTCCGCAGTGCGAGCGGGCCCGTATCGCCCACGGGCTGGTCCCGCTCACGCCGAACGACTGGCCATGGCCGCGCCGGGCCGTGTCCGACGCCCAGTTGCTCGACGCGCTCGAACCCCCGCCGGGCGGCCGCTCGTGGCCGCCTGAGCACGGTGCCATGGGCACGGACTGCGTACGATGA
- a CDS encoding LysR family transcriptional regulator, whose product MSRLRRALPPLASLLPFEAAARHESFTRAAAELHLTQAAVSRQIRALETDLGVSLFVRGHRAVALTDAGWRLARAVSGGLESIATAAERLRAARASDDIVLLAEIHVAMHWLIPRLPAFHAEYPEIRLRVNASTQPLAHTDAVFDIALQSTARPAGVFQAMFSVPDAVFPVCSPTVAGQGTLTAADLGDYPLLHCRDDPQDGWLSWDDWLAAVGAGVSAPAGATFDNYSVVLQAAVLGQGIGLGWQRGLTHLLATGQLVRPLRQRLDLPTGLSVYVADPQAVETRRRTVLAWLQSQMQG is encoded by the coding sequence ATGAGCCGTCTTCGCCGAGCCCTGCCACCGCTGGCCAGCCTGCTGCCCTTCGAAGCCGCCGCCCGTCACGAAAGCTTCACCCGCGCCGCCGCGGAGCTGCATCTGACCCAGGCGGCGGTCAGCCGCCAGATCCGCGCACTGGAAACCGATCTGGGGGTGTCGCTGTTCGTTCGCGGCCACCGAGCGGTCGCACTCACCGACGCCGGCTGGCGGCTGGCACGCGCGGTCAGCGGCGGGCTGGAATCGATCGCCACGGCGGCCGAACGTCTGCGCGCGGCGCGCGCGAGCGACGATATCGTGCTGCTGGCCGAAATCCATGTCGCCATGCACTGGCTGATTCCGAGGCTGCCCGCGTTTCATGCCGAGTATCCGGAGATCCGACTGCGGGTGAACGCCTCCACCCAGCCGCTGGCGCATACCGATGCGGTGTTCGATATCGCACTGCAGAGCACCGCCCGCCCGGCCGGCGTCTTTCAGGCGATGTTCTCGGTGCCCGATGCGGTGTTTCCGGTCTGCAGCCCCACGGTCGCTGGACAGGGCACGTTGACCGCCGCCGATCTGGGCGATTATCCGTTGCTGCACTGTCGTGACGATCCTCAGGACGGCTGGTTGAGCTGGGACGACTGGCTGGCGGCAGTAGGTGCGGGGGTCAGCGCGCCCGCCGGGGCCACCTTCGACAACTATTCGGTCGTGCTTCAGGCCGCGGTGCTCGGCCAGGGGATCGGGCTTGGCTGGCAGCGCGGACTGACCCATCTGCTGGCCACCGGACAGCTGGTGCGGCCGTTGCGCCAGCGTCTGGATCTGCCCACCGGGTTGTCGGTCTATGTCGCCGACCCGCAGGCCGTGGAGACACGCCGCCGCACCGTGCTCGCCTGGCTGCAGAGCCAGATGCAGGGCTGA